The following are from one region of the Salvia hispanica cultivar TCC Black 2014 chromosome 1, UniMelb_Shisp_WGS_1.0, whole genome shotgun sequence genome:
- the LOC125224567 gene encoding uncharacterized protein LOC125224567 produces the protein MEAPVSRPRAYIILLILAFVLGYLSHSHPLLSQTASDVYEHNSFPKQCAAPVPSSDVRRTILSRVFNNTSPWHSFPPPHARPLLLTEWTKGWGSQMPVFEHLIEQVRPRTIVEVGTFLGASATHMASIAKKLGLETQIVCIDDFRGWPGYFDEERKSVKMVNGDSLLMYQFMQNVARANATEEIIMMPFSAGTALGGLCDWGVYGDLVEVDAAHDFHSAWVDINHAFKVLRPGGVLFGHDYAWDGVRKAVHIFARLHGFQIKLDGEHWILY, from the coding sequence ATGGAGGCCCCCGTGTCCAGGCCCCGGGCATACATCATCCTCCTCATCCTCGCCTTCGTCCTCGGCTACCTCTCCCACTCCCACCCCCTCCTCTCCCAGACCGCGAGCGACGTGTACGAGCACAACAGCTTCCCCAAGCAGTGCGCCGCCCCCGTCCCCTCCTCCGACGTCCGCCGCACCATCCTCTCCCGCGTCTTCAACAACACCTCCCCCTGGCACTCCTTCCCCCCTCCCCACGCCCGCCCCCTATTGCTCACCGAGTGGACCAAAGGCTGGGGATCTCAGATGCCGGTGTTCGAGCACCTCATCGAGCAGGTCCGCCCCCGCACGATCGTCGAGGTCGGCACCTTCCTCGGCGCCTCCGCGACTCACATGGCTTCAATTGCAAAAAAACTAGGGCTGGAGACGCAGATCGTGTGCATCGACGATTTCCGCGGCTGGCCGGGGTACTTCGACGAGGAGAGGAAGAGCGTGAAGATGGTGAACGGAGACTCTCTGTTAATGTACCAATTTATGCAGAACGTGGCGAGGGCGAACGCGACGGAGGAGATCATCATGATGCCGTTCTCGGCGGGGACGGCGCTGGGGGGGCTGTGCGATTGGGGGGTGTACGGGGATCTGGTGGAGGTGGATGCAGCGCATGATTTCCACTCCGCGTGGGTGGATATAAACCACGCGTTTAAGGTGCTGAGGCCGGGCGGGGTGCTGTTTGGGCATGACTACGCGTGGGATGGGGTCAGGAAGGCGGTGCATATCTTTGCGAGGCTCCATGGGTTTCAGATCAAGCTGGATGGGGAGCACTGGATTCtctattga